One window from the genome of Pseudomonas frederiksbergensis encodes:
- a CDS encoding FHA domain-containing protein: protein MFELRVLSGLHRGAALPLVGEQWVVGAAEDADLALYDPGICGRHATLRQVEGQWLLESLEGAVCDGQGQPWASPGPLPGNTPFSIAGIWLCLAPADQPWPEDAALDDAAHLTVERDAHKPAARPSWPKRVGIAVAVITVASSAWAFTSQPAPTVAPSAVQQHKQAKAALDTVEAVRLELDRMLQERDLDANVRTEVQDGRLALVGELPRQRLAVVERLMERFHARYDTSVEITANVKERLTQLPFQIAQIVGGKRGHVVTSDGRRLFLGDQIDGLRLTAIDSGKVTFEGEQRYEVTW, encoded by the coding sequence ATGTTCGAGCTGCGTGTATTGAGTGGTCTGCACCGAGGTGCGGCGTTGCCGCTGGTAGGTGAGCAATGGGTGGTCGGGGCGGCGGAGGATGCCGACCTGGCGCTATACGACCCAGGTATCTGCGGCCGTCACGCGACTCTCAGGCAGGTCGAGGGCCAATGGCTGCTGGAATCGCTGGAGGGCGCAGTGTGTGACGGGCAAGGCCAACCTTGGGCATCGCCCGGGCCGTTGCCGGGCAATACGCCTTTTTCCATCGCCGGCATCTGGCTGTGCCTGGCTCCCGCCGATCAACCTTGGCCCGAAGACGCGGCCCTGGATGACGCTGCGCACCTGACAGTCGAGCGCGATGCCCATAAACCTGCAGCGCGGCCGTCATGGCCCAAGCGCGTGGGGATCGCGGTGGCGGTGATCACCGTTGCCTCCAGCGCCTGGGCCTTTACCAGCCAACCGGCACCGACGGTGGCGCCCAGTGCGGTGCAGCAGCACAAGCAGGCCAAGGCTGCTTTGGACACGGTGGAGGCGGTTCGCCTGGAGCTGGATCGCATGCTCCAGGAACGAGACCTGGATGCCAATGTGCGGACCGAGGTACAGGACGGTCGGCTGGCGCTGGTGGGCGAGCTGCCGCGTCAGCGCCTGGCGGTGGTCGAGCGGCTGATGGAGCGTTTCCATGCTCGCTACGATACGTCGGTCGAGATCACCGCCAACGTCAAGGAACGATTGACGCAATTACCGTTTCAGATCGCCCAGATTGTTGGCGGCAAGCGTGGTCACGTCGTCACCTCCGATGGGCGCCGGCTGTTCCTGGGGGATCAGATCGATGGCCTGCGGCTGACCGCCATCGACAGCGGCAAAGTGACGTTCGAAGGCGAGCAACGCTACGAGGTTACGTGGTGA
- the sctV gene encoding type III secretion system export apparatus subunit SctV — translation MIALLNKVANAAVRRIEVAGAFVVLGIVFMLILPLPTSVVDALIAINICISCLLIVLSLYLPRPLAFSSFPAVLLLTTLFRLALSVATTRLILLQGDAGHIVQAFGNFVVGGNLAVGLVIFLILTVVNFLVITKGSERVAEVAARFTLDALPGKQMSIDSDLRANLIDVSEARRRREELNKESQLFGAMDGAMKFVKGDAIAGLVIVVINLIGGFSVGMVQHDMSASDSMHLYAVLTIGDGLIAQIPALLISLTAGMIITRVSPEGQPAGSSVGKEIAQQLTAEPKAWVIASVGMLGFAALPGMPTLVFIVIAVITGTAGIIQLYGRARKAREGEQPEATVTPEHNGAEDLRSFDPTRAYLLQFSKSMQGNPAAEDVIQAIRKKRNALVAGFGLTLPPFEIEYSALLEDDEFRFCVHEVPMLRATFGDRVAVARGPLPFEPQDAQVGSEVRDEHQWLWLAPGDPLLADERVEAVPAGELLVERMSRAMFATGPQFLGLQESKSILSWLEAGQPELVQELQRTMPLARFAAVLQRLAGEGVPLRAVRLIAESLIEHGQHERDVGALTDYARIALKSQIYHQYRDEDGLHVWLLTPETEGLLRDALRQTQTETFFALESVHTRALVLQLREGFPLRAKRTAVLLVAQDLRAPLRDLLRDEFNHVPVLAFSELHSNAQVTVLGRFDLEQEKLQIEEAA, via the coding sequence ATGATCGCCTTGTTGAACAAAGTCGCCAACGCGGCGGTGCGGCGTATCGAAGTGGCCGGGGCGTTTGTGGTACTCGGCATCGTGTTCATGTTGATCCTGCCGTTGCCGACGTCGGTGGTCGATGCGTTGATCGCTATCAACATCTGCATTTCCTGCCTGCTGATCGTGCTCTCGTTGTACCTGCCGCGACCGTTGGCGTTCTCGTCGTTTCCGGCGGTGCTGCTGTTGACGACGCTGTTCCGGTTGGCACTGTCGGTGGCGACCACGCGGCTGATCCTGCTCCAGGGTGACGCCGGCCACATCGTCCAGGCGTTCGGCAATTTTGTGGTCGGAGGCAATCTTGCGGTCGGGCTGGTCATCTTTCTCATCCTGACGGTGGTCAACTTCCTGGTGATCACCAAGGGCTCCGAGCGGGTCGCCGAAGTGGCGGCGCGGTTCACGCTGGACGCGTTGCCGGGCAAGCAGATGTCCATCGACAGCGACCTGCGCGCCAACCTGATCGACGTCAGCGAAGCGCGCCGCCGTCGTGAAGAATTGAACAAGGAAAGCCAACTGTTCGGCGCGATGGACGGCGCGATGAAGTTCGTCAAGGGCGACGCCATCGCCGGCCTGGTAATCGTGGTGATCAACCTCATCGGCGGCTTCTCGGTCGGCATGGTCCAGCACGATATGAGCGCGTCCGATTCGATGCATTTGTATGCCGTATTGACCATTGGTGACGGCCTCATCGCGCAGATTCCTGCACTGCTGATTTCCCTCACCGCCGGCATGATCATTACCCGCGTGTCGCCGGAAGGGCAGCCGGCGGGCAGCAGCGTCGGCAAGGAAATCGCGCAGCAATTGACCGCCGAACCCAAGGCTTGGGTGATCGCTTCGGTAGGCATGCTCGGCTTCGCCGCCTTGCCCGGCATGCCGACGCTGGTGTTCATCGTCATTGCCGTGATCACCGGCACGGCGGGCATCATCCAGCTGTATGGGCGCGCGCGAAAGGCTCGCGAAGGCGAACAACCTGAAGCGACCGTCACGCCGGAACACAATGGCGCCGAAGACCTGCGCAGCTTCGACCCGACCCGTGCCTATCTCTTGCAGTTTTCCAAGTCGATGCAAGGCAACCCGGCCGCCGAAGACGTCATCCAGGCGATCCGCAAGAAGCGCAACGCGCTGGTTGCCGGGTTTGGCCTGACCTTGCCGCCGTTCGAGATCGAGTACAGCGCGCTCCTGGAAGACGATGAGTTCCGCTTCTGCGTGCATGAGGTGCCGATGTTGCGGGCCACCTTCGGTGACCGCGTGGCCGTTGCGCGCGGGCCGCTGCCGTTCGAGCCGCAGGATGCCCAGGTCGGCAGCGAGGTGCGCGACGAGCATCAGTGGCTATGGCTGGCGCCCGGCGACCCGTTATTGGCGGACGAGCGAGTGGAAGCGGTGCCTGCGGGCGAGCTGCTGGTGGAACGCATGAGCCGCGCCATGTTTGCCACCGGCCCGCAGTTCCTCGGCTTGCAGGAGAGCAAGTCGATTCTCAGCTGGCTCGAAGCCGGGCAGCCAGAGCTGGTGCAGGAGTTGCAGAGGACCATGCCGCTGGCCCGTTTCGCCGCCGTGCTGCAGCGCCTGGCGGGCGAAGGCGTGCCGCTGCGGGCGGTGCGCCTGATCGCCGAGTCATTGATCGAGCATGGGCAGCACGAGCGCGACGTCGGTGCGCTGACCGACTACGCGCGCATCGCCCTCAAATCACAAATCTACCACCAGTACCGCGATGAAGACGGCCTGCACGTCTGGCTGTTGACGCCGGAGACCGAAGGCTTGCTGCGCGATGCGCTGCGCCAGACCCAGACGGAAACTTTCTTTGCCCTGGAAAGCGTGCACACCCGCGCCCTGGTCCTGCAACTGCGCGAAGGTTTCCCGCTGCGGGCCAAGCGCACGGCGGTGCTGTTGGTGGCGCAGGACTTGCGCGCACCGCTGCGTGACCTGCTGCGTGACGAGTTCAACCACGTGCCCGTGCTTGCCTTCAGCGAGTTGCACAGCAATGCCCAGGTCACCGTGTTGGGACGTTTTGATCTGGAGCAGGAAAAACTGCAAATCGAGGAGGCCGCATGA